The DNA segment GGGTAAAGGCCCATGAACCAGCTGAGGGCCCAAAGAAGGGCGCATCTCATGGGATTTCTAAAACAGATCCAAAAAGCAGGGGTGCCTGTGGAAAACATAGGGGACGAGGATGGTCTGGTGGCCTCTGGCCTGATAGATTCTCTGGCCATCATGGAGATAGTGGTGTTCCTGGAAGAGAACTATGGAATAGACTTCTCCAGACGGGGGATAGATCCAGAGGAGTTGGGCTCCATAAAAGGCATACTGGATCTC comes from the bacterium genome and includes:
- a CDS encoding acyl carrier protein, which codes for MNQLRAQRRAHLMGFLKQIQKAGVPVENIGDEDGLVASGLIDSLAIMEIVVFLEENYGIDFSRRGIDPEELGSIKGILDLIEREEKTLGSSG